A window of the Bacteroides thetaiotaomicron VPI-5482 genome harbors these coding sequences:
- a CDS encoding restriction endonuclease subunit S: MDTKALRQKILDLAIHGKLVPQDPNDEPASVLLERIKAEKERLIKEGKIKRSKKSAKTSDTPHYQNVPFEVPSSWVWCKLEDYVKSVTDGDHQAPPKSDIGIPFLVISDVAKGKLNFLNTRFVPQEYYEKISFDRKPEKGDLLFTVTGSYGIVVPVNIDCKFCFQRHIGLIKTLNTSEYLLHLLKSSYFKGQCDEFATGTAQKTVGLETLRSFLLPIPPFAEQQRIVIEIEKWFSLIELIEGGKDDLQTTIKQAKSKILDLAIHGKLVPQDPNEEPAIKLLKRINPDFTPCDNGHSGKLPYKIPKTWAWCSHNSILDISGGSQPAKSYFETIPKPNYIRLYQIRDYGESPVPVYIPINLASKQTEKGDILLARYGGSLGKVFHAKQGAYNVAMVKVIFKFENLIYKEYAYYYYLSDLYQGKLKEISRTAQTGFNITDFNDMYFPLPPINEQQRIVQKIEELFSSLDNIQKSLEV; encoded by the coding sequence ATGGATACAAAAGCGTTACGTCAAAAGATACTCGACCTTGCGATACATGGAAAACTTGTACCGCAAGACCCGAACGATGAACCTGCATCAGTTCTGCTCGAACGAATCAAGGCTGAAAAAGAACGACTGATAAAGGAAGGCAAAATCAAGCGGAGCAAGAAGTCTGCAAAGACTTCCGATACGCCACATTATCAGAATGTGCCGTTTGAGGTGCCGAGTTCATGGGTATGGTGCAAATTGGAGGATTATGTTAAAAGTGTGACTGATGGCGATCATCAAGCACCGCCTAAGTCAGATATTGGCATCCCATTTTTGGTTATTTCAGATGTTGCAAAAGGAAAACTAAATTTCTTAAATACTCGTTTTGTTCCACAAGAATATTATGAGAAAATTTCATTTGATAGAAAACCGGAAAAAGGAGACTTGTTATTCACCGTAACAGGTTCTTATGGTATTGTTGTACCTGTAAACATTGATTGTAAATTTTGTTTTCAACGGCACATTGGGTTGATAAAAACTTTGAATACGAGTGAATATCTTTTACACCTGCTAAAAAGTAGTTATTTCAAAGGACAATGCGATGAGTTTGCCACAGGTACAGCACAAAAGACTGTAGGATTGGAGACATTACGTTCTTTTCTATTGCCAATTCCACCTTTTGCTGAACAACAGCGTATTGTAATAGAAATAGAGAAATGGTTTTCTTTGATAGAACTTATAGAAGGAGGTAAGGACGATTTACAAACAACCATCAAACAAGCCAAGAGCAAAATTCTTGACCTTGCCATACATGGTAAGCTAGTACCACAAGATCCCAATGAAGAGCCAGCAATTAAGCTGTTGAAGCGTATAAATCCCGACTTCACACCTTGTGATAACGGGCATAGTGGGAAGTTACCTTATAAAATACCTAAGACATGGGCATGGTGTAGTCATAATTCTATCTTAGATATATCTGGAGGATCACAACCTGCGAAGAGTTATTTTGAAACTATACCTAAACCAAATTACATTAGACTTTATCAGATTAGAGATTATGGAGAGTCTCCTGTACCTGTTTATATCCCAATTAATCTTGCTTCAAAACAGACCGAAAAAGGAGATATATTATTAGCACGTTATGGTGGTTCTTTAGGAAAAGTGTTTCATGCTAAACAAGGGGCTTATAATGTGGCAATGGTAAAGGTTATCTTTAAATTTGAAAATCTCATATACAAGGAGTATGCATACTATTATTATTTATCTGACCTATATCAAGGAAAACTAAAAGAAATTTCAAGGACGGCTCAAACAGGATTTAATATTACAGACTTTAATGATATGTATTTTCCACTCCCCCCTATCAACGAGCAACAACGCATCGTTCAAAAGATAGAAGAACTTTTTTCATCCCTTGATAATATTCAAAAATCCTTAGAAGTGTAA
- a CDS encoding tyrosine-type recombinase/integrase has translation MVTKFKSYLAKTNLAKNTVTSYVWTVQYFLNHYGEVNKKNLLTYKGYLVENFKPQTVNLRLQGINKYLEFTKQEKLKVKFVKVQQKNFLENVISDADYKFLKTRLKADGYNEWYFIVWFMAATGARVSELLHIKAEHVQVGHLDLYSKGGKIRRLYIPKNLRTEATKWLKEKSLISGYIFLNRFGERITTRGIAQQLKHFAGKYGMNKEVVYPHSFRHRFAKNFLDRFNDLALLADLMGHESIETTRIYLRRTASEQQKIVDKVVNW, from the coding sequence ATGGTAACAAAATTCAAAAGCTATCTCGCCAAAACTAATTTGGCAAAAAACACTGTTACATCGTATGTGTGGACAGTACAGTATTTCCTCAATCATTATGGAGAAGTAAACAAAAAGAACCTTTTAACATATAAAGGGTATCTGGTGGAGAACTTTAAACCGCAAACGGTAAACCTACGATTGCAAGGTATCAACAAGTATTTGGAATTTACAAAACAGGAGAAACTGAAGGTAAAGTTCGTCAAAGTACAGCAGAAGAACTTTTTGGAAAACGTAATCAGCGATGCAGACTACAAATTTCTAAAAACACGCTTAAAAGCTGATGGTTATAATGAGTGGTATTTTATCGTATGGTTTATGGCTGCCACAGGCGCACGTGTCAGTGAATTGCTTCACATCAAAGCTGAGCATGTACAAGTTGGCCATCTTGATCTTTACAGTAAAGGTGGAAAAATACGTCGTTTATATATTCCGAAAAATTTGCGTACAGAAGCCACAAAATGGCTCAAAGAAAAAAGTCTTATTTCCGGCTATATATTCCTGAACCGATTTGGGGAACGTATTACAACACGTGGCATAGCCCAACAACTGAAACATTTTGCGGGAAAATACGGAATGAATAAGGAAGTGGTTTATCCTCATTCATTCCGTCATCGTTTTGCCAAGAACTTCCTTGACCGATTCAATGACCTTGCTCTACTTGCTGACCTTATGGGACATGAAAGTATTGAAACTACTCGTATTTATCTCCGTCGAACAGCTAGTGAACAGCAAAAAATTGTGGACAAAGTAGTAAACTGGTAA
- a CDS encoding restriction endonuclease subunit S → MIYNEYGNNIIEYIGHYTQLPNGWTVAPMQVLCSLVDGDKQKGIERINLDVKYLRGERDAKTLTSGKYVTANSLLILVDGENSGEVFRTSIDGYQGSTFKQLLINENMNEEYVLQAINLHRKVLRESKVGSAIPHLNKKLFKAIEIPIPPYKEQQRIIKAITKAFMSLDLIMESL, encoded by the coding sequence TTGATTTATAATGAATACGGCAACAATATAATAGAATATATCGGGCATTATACGCAGTTGCCTAATGGATGGACTGTTGCACCTATGCAAGTACTATGCTCTTTGGTTGATGGTGATAAGCAAAAAGGAATAGAACGAATAAATCTTGATGTCAAATATTTGCGTGGTGAGCGTGATGCCAAAACTTTGACTTCTGGAAAATATGTTACTGCAAATTCACTTTTGATTTTAGTAGATGGCGAGAACTCTGGTGAGGTATTTAGGACTTCGATTGACGGCTATCAAGGTAGTACTTTCAAACAGTTGCTTATCAACGAAAATATGAACGAAGAATATGTACTACAAGCAATCAACTTGCATAGGAAAGTCTTGCGAGAAAGTAAGGTTGGTTCTGCTATTCCCCACTTGAACAAGAAACTATTCAAAGCAATAGAAATTCCTATTCCACCTTACAAAGAACAACAAAGGATTATAAAGGCTATAACCAAGGCTTTTATGTCTTTAGATTTAATAATGGAGAGTTTATAG
- a CDS encoding restriction endonuclease subunit S has translation MPHYENVPFEIPNSWVWTTIEEICSKIGSGSTPRGSNYSANGIPFFRSQNVYNDRLVYDDIKYISEEVHQKMKGTEVLANDLLLNITGGSLGRCAVVPADFNCGNVSQHVCIMRSVLVEPEYFHALVLSSYFAKSMKITGSGREGLPKYSLEQMAFPLPPLSEQQRIVMEIEKLFALIDQIEHSKVNLQTIIKQTKSKILDLAIHGKLVPQDPNDEPAIELLKRINPDFTPCDNGHYTQLPDGWTFCRLDQIIGYEQSTAYIVESTAYDDSYSTPVLTAGKSFIIGYTNEATGIYSNLPCIIFDDFTTDSKLVDFPFKVKSSAMKILKVHKDIEVDYVAMFMSITKLVGDTHKRYWISEYSKLEIPIPSKAEQKRIIHAIHGIFTQLDLIMESL, from the coding sequence ATGCCACATTATGAGAACGTGCCGTTTGAAATACCGAATTCATGGGTGTGGACAACGATTGAAGAAATATGCTCAAAGATAGGTTCCGGTAGCACGCCAAGGGGAAGTAACTATTCTGCGAACGGGATCCCTTTTTTCCGCTCGCAAAATGTATATAATGACAGGCTTGTTTATGATGATATCAAATATATTTCCGAAGAAGTTCATCAGAAGATGAAAGGTACGGAGGTACTTGCTAACGACTTGTTGTTGAATATTACTGGTGGTTCATTGGGAAGATGTGCTGTAGTTCCTGCTGATTTTAATTGTGGTAATGTTAGTCAACACGTTTGTATTATGCGTTCTGTTTTAGTTGAACCTGAATATTTCCATGCGCTAGTTTTATCTTCATACTTCGCTAAATCTATGAAGATTACGGGTAGTGGTCGTGAAGGATTACCAAAATACAGTTTAGAACAAATGGCTTTTCCTTTACCACCTCTTAGTGAGCAACAGCGCATTGTAATGGAAATAGAGAAATTGTTTGCTTTAATCGACCAAATAGAACATAGCAAAGTAAATTTGCAAACCATCATAAAGCAAACCAAGAGCAAGATTCTTGATCTTGCCATTCACGGAAAACTTGTGCCGCAAGACCCAAACGATGAACCTGCTATCGAATTGTTGAAACGTATAAATCCCGACTTTACACCTTGTGATAACGGGCATTATACGCAGTTGCCTGATGGATGGACGTTTTGTAGGCTTGACCAAATTATAGGTTATGAACAGTCTACAGCTTATATTGTAGAATCGACAGCTTATGATGACTCTTATTCAACCCCAGTTCTGACAGCCGGTAAATCATTTATTATTGGTTACACTAACGAGGCTACTGGTATATACTCGAATCTTCCTTGTATAATCTTTGATGATTTTACAACTGATTCGAAACTAGTTGATTTCCCTTTTAAGGTAAAGTCATCTGCAATGAAGATTCTAAAAGTACATAAGGACATTGAAGTTGATTATGTGGCAATGTTTATGAGCATAACCAAATTGGTAGGTGACACCCATAAACGATATTGGATTTCTGAATACTCAAAATTAGAGATACCAATACCATCGAAGGCAGAACAAAAGCGAATTATTCATGCAATCCATGGAATCTTTACACAATTAGATTTAATAATGGAGAGCCTATAA
- a CDS encoding helix-turn-helix transcriptional regulator produces the protein MATSKMKIKKVCEWCGTTFYAQKLTTRFCSHRCNNLAYKEAVRQKRIQEIETKVQTVISEQPISYFKDKEYLSFKEVATLLGLSKQAVYKMVYATL, from the coding sequence ATGGCAACAAGTAAAATGAAAATCAAGAAGGTATGTGAATGGTGTGGCACAACATTCTATGCCCAAAAGTTAACGACACGCTTCTGTTCGCATCGGTGCAATAATCTTGCATATAAAGAAGCGGTGCGGCAGAAGAGAATACAAGAAATAGAAACCAAAGTCCAAACGGTAATCAGTGAACAACCCATATCCTATTTCAAGGATAAAGAATATCTATCATTCAAGGAGGTTGCAACTTTATTGGGGCTGAGCAAACAAGCCGTATATAAAATGGTATATGCCACATTATGA
- a CDS encoding metallophosphoesterase — protein sequence MKIQYMSDLHLEFSDNSRWLKHNELPATGDVLVLAGDIFYLKNKVAPLANFWKWASANYRQVLIVPGNHEYYNYCDVMDKGLQWKWLFKNNVGYYQNQVVRIDDTDFIMSTLWSRISPSDEYFVWKGMNDFRQIMYNGKLLQTEEFNQMHNFCLDFIKQSLVETTAKHIVVITHHLPTLEVVASHHKGSVLNSAFATELSRLIADSRIDAWIYGHSHTNIDAEINGTKVVCNQMGYVFENEHIANGFNPGKCLVL from the coding sequence ATGAAGATACAATATATGAGTGACCTGCATTTGGAGTTCAGCGACAACAGCAGGTGGTTGAAGCATAATGAATTGCCTGCGACGGGCGATGTTCTGGTTCTTGCCGGAGATATATTCTATTTGAAAAACAAGGTCGCGCCTTTGGCTAACTTTTGGAAATGGGCATCTGCGAATTATCGTCAGGTGCTCATTGTGCCCGGAAACCATGAGTATTACAATTATTGTGATGTAATGGACAAGGGATTGCAATGGAAATGGCTGTTCAAGAACAATGTAGGATATTATCAGAATCAAGTAGTGCGGATTGATGATACCGACTTTATCATGAGCACTTTGTGGTCTCGAATATCTCCATCTGACGAGTATTTTGTGTGGAAGGGCATGAACGACTTTCGGCAGATAATGTATAATGGCAAATTGCTCCAAACAGAGGAATTCAATCAGATGCACAACTTCTGTTTGGATTTCATCAAGCAAAGTCTGGTGGAAACCACCGCCAAACACATTGTGGTAATAACGCATCATCTTCCCACATTGGAGGTTGTTGCATCTCACCATAAAGGTTCTGTGTTGAATAGTGCATTTGCAACTGAACTGAGTAGGCTTATTGCCGACAGTCGCATTGATGCATGGATTTATGGGCATTCACATACCAACATTGATGCTGAGATAAACGGAACAAAGGTAGTTTGCAATCAGATGGGATATGTTTTTGAGAACGAACATATCGCCAATGGTTTTAATCCGGGCAAGTGCCTTGTCTTGTAA
- a CDS encoding metallophosphoesterase — translation MNYKFDGSKVFFTSDTHFYHGNIIRFCNRPFKDVEVMNETIISNWNNTVGQDDIVFHLGDFCLGGSAEWTKILDRLNGKIYLIMGNHDLKNIRQGYIDRFEHVAMQMHIEIGKQRIYLNHYPFLCFDGGYKDVWQLFGHVHTRKNNTGIDAARLQYLYPTQYDVGVDNNNFTPVSFQQVKRIIENQVGQFNKNK, via the coding sequence ATGAACTATAAATTTGATGGCAGTAAGGTGTTCTTTACATCCGATACCCATTTTTATCATGGGAATATCATTCGTTTCTGCAACAGACCGTTTAAGGATGTGGAAGTGATGAATGAGACTATAATCTCCAATTGGAATAATACAGTCGGGCAGGATGATATCGTGTTTCATCTGGGAGATTTCTGTCTTGGCGGTTCAGCCGAATGGACTAAAATCCTTGACAGGTTGAACGGAAAGATATATCTGATTATGGGTAATCACGATTTGAAGAATATACGCCAAGGCTACATTGACAGATTTGAACATGTGGCAATGCAGATGCACATAGAAATTGGCAAACAGAGGATATATTTGAATCATTATCCCTTTCTATGCTTTGATGGAGGATATAAAGATGTGTGGCAACTATTCGGACACGTTCACACAAGAAAGAACAACACCGGAATAGATGCTGCCCGGCTTCAGTATCTCTATCCAACGCAATATGATGTGGGAGTAGATAACAACAACTTTACCCCTGTTTCATTTCAACAAGTGAAGAGAATAATTGAAAATCAAGTGGGACAATTTAATAAGAATAAATGA
- a CDS encoding helix-turn-helix transcriptional regulator, with amino-acid sequence MANLNCIKAVLAEKGIMSKWLAKTLQKDPATVSKWCNNHSQPDLYTLARIAEVLDVDIHRLICHTKEK; translated from the coding sequence ATGGCGAATTTGAACTGTATAAAGGCTGTATTAGCTGAGAAAGGCATTATGAGTAAGTGGCTTGCTAAAACTTTGCAGAAAGATCCGGCAACGGTGTCAAAGTGGTGCAACAATCATTCGCAACCTGATTTATACACATTGGCGCGGATAGCAGAAGTGCTGGATGTGGATATTCACAGATTGATTTGCCATACAAAAGAAAAATAG
- a CDS encoding RNA-binding domain-containing protein — translation MKYTIEEIRQMQEGQTFDCKSILIEPKHLATIIVAMANADGGMIAVGISDKTRRIEGVNQDKEHLNDILRTPLDFCVPSVSVTTDYVPCTDAEGRDNRVLLMHIPASPRLHANQADEVFWRVGDKSRKLTFDERLQLMYDKGERYYEDSTAYDATLDDIDMDAVKAYMKRIGYGKSAMEYLQENKGFVTYKGDVPQVSAACILLFGKHPQTFFPRARVRFIKYFGTEEKVGREMNVIKDVTFDGRILEQIQKTVEYLETQVKEHSYLGEDGIFKTDREYPKFVIQEMVVNSVCHRDYSIKGTEIQIKMFDDRLVFETPGKLPGIVRTDNIRHTHFSRNPKIAEFLKAYDYVKEFGEGVDRMCRELSALGVKEPQYNLVAFIMKATVCAKVLEERQGTNHFDQKRPESDQKSDQMRIILELIKSNPNISRTELSEKTGLHDSSVKRRLKTLVDEGLIQRVGPDKGGQWKVIGSL, via the coding sequence ATGAAATATACAATAGAAGAAATACGGCAGATGCAGGAAGGTCAGACTTTTGACTGTAAAAGTATCCTCATTGAGCCTAAACACCTTGCCACTATCATAGTCGCTATGGCGAATGCAGATGGTGGAATGATTGCTGTGGGTATATCCGATAAGACTCGCAGAATAGAGGGTGTTAACCAGGACAAGGAACATCTCAATGATATATTGCGGACACCTTTGGACTTTTGTGTTCCATCAGTTTCTGTCACTACGGATTATGTGCCTTGTACGGATGCTGAGGGACGTGATAACCGTGTATTGTTGATGCACATCCCTGCAAGTCCGCGACTTCATGCGAATCAAGCCGATGAAGTGTTTTGGCGTGTAGGAGACAAATCACGCAAACTGACTTTTGATGAGCGTTTGCAACTTATGTACGACAAAGGAGAACGCTATTACGAGGATTCCACAGCATACGATGCCACGCTTGATGATATAGATATGGATGCAGTCAAAGCCTACATGAAACGGATTGGCTATGGCAAGTCTGCAATGGAATATCTGCAAGAGAACAAAGGTTTTGTGACCTATAAAGGTGATGTGCCGCAAGTCAGTGCAGCTTGTATATTGCTTTTTGGCAAGCATCCTCAGACATTCTTTCCTCGTGCAAGAGTACGTTTTATCAAATATTTCGGCACAGAGGAAAAGGTGGGACGTGAAATGAATGTCATCAAAGATGTTACTTTCGATGGTCGTATTCTTGAACAGATCCAGAAAACTGTCGAATATCTTGAAACGCAGGTCAAGGAGCATTCCTATCTCGGAGAGGACGGCATCTTCAAAACCGACCGCGAATACCCCAAGTTTGTAATACAAGAGATGGTGGTGAACTCCGTTTGCCATCGCGATTACAGTATTAAGGGCACGGAAATTCAGATAAAGATGTTCGACGACCGTCTTGTGTTCGAAACACCAGGCAAGTTGCCGGGCATTGTTCGCACTGACAATATTCGTCATACCCATTTCTCTCGCAATCCGAAAATTGCGGAATTCCTCAAAGCATACGACTATGTAAAAGAGTTCGGTGAGGGTGTAGATCGTATGTGCCGTGAGTTGTCGGCATTGGGTGTCAAAGAACCGCAATACAATTTAGTTGCCTTTATCATGAAAGCAACTGTCTGTGCGAAGGTTTTGGAAGAAAGACAAGGAACTAACCATTTCGACCAGAAGCGACCAGAAAGCGACCAGAAAAGCGACCAGATGCGAATTATCCTTGAATTGATAAAGTCGAATCCTAATATAAGTAGAACAGAACTATCTGAAAAGACAGGTCTTCACGACAGTAGTGTAAAACGTCGCTTAAAAACGCTTGTAGATGAAGGCTTGATTCAACGTGTTGGTCCAGATAAAGGTGGGCAATGGAAAGTGATTGGTTCTCTTTAA
- a CDS encoding ABC-three component system protein → MSNLDSLVLEPIEQPLSNTTNMLSNEDRVLCNMTPLQRLYSIDEDTYEELVCVWAYSCLGNKGYTEVYRVGQAGDKGRDVLAYYDRVKGAFDLYQCKQYKSALTYSDLCGEMGKLLIYTFNNTYPIPQNYYILCPKDVSQSFVDLLSNNGKNLKIKLKNDWETVVNKKVGTNWVALNEELSTYIDEFDFNIVKKIGPIKFIDEIRQSPYYFYYFGGGFNMIKRTPLQVPHSPINTERNYIQNLNDAYSEHAGYIINVIDDDNAVVSKYRKHLDRARISFYESEEVKIASRKSTAPDSDEFNDLVTSIERYIGNELDDDYPDGFTKVKSVEKKAGTYNMPTSMLISHLVDSNVCVGVCHQLSNENRIKWTVNE, encoded by the coding sequence ATGAGTAATTTGGATTCATTAGTACTTGAGCCTATTGAGCAACCTTTATCAAACACCACAAATATGTTAAGTAATGAAGATAGGGTTCTTTGTAATATGACTCCATTACAAAGACTTTATAGTATTGATGAAGATACATATGAAGAACTGGTGTGCGTATGGGCATATTCCTGTTTGGGCAATAAAGGATATACTGAAGTATACCGAGTCGGTCAGGCTGGGGATAAAGGGCGTGATGTTTTGGCATATTATGATAGGGTAAAAGGCGCATTTGACTTATATCAATGTAAACAATATAAATCAGCACTAACCTATAGTGACCTGTGTGGAGAAATGGGTAAATTATTGATATATACTTTTAATAACACCTATCCGATACCACAGAATTATTATATTCTTTGTCCTAAAGATGTTAGTCAGTCTTTCGTTGATTTGCTTAGTAATAATGGAAAAAATCTTAAAATTAAGTTGAAAAACGACTGGGAAACTGTGGTAAATAAAAAAGTTGGTACTAACTGGGTAGCATTAAATGAGGAATTGTCTACTTATATTGATGAATTTGATTTTAATATTGTAAAGAAAATAGGGCCGATAAAGTTTATTGATGAGATACGTCAAAGTCCTTATTATTTCTATTATTTTGGAGGTGGATTTAATATGATTAAACGTACTCCTCTTCAAGTACCACATTCTCCAATAAACACAGAACGTAATTATATTCAGAATCTTAATGATGCCTATTCCGAACATGCGGGTTATATTATAAATGTTATAGATGATGATAATGCGGTTGTAAGTAAATATCGAAAACATTTGGATAGAGCTAGAATATCGTTTTATGAATCGGAAGAAGTAAAGATTGCAAGTAGAAAATCCACTGCTCCAGATTCTGATGAATTTAATGATTTAGTAACATCTATAGAACGATATATTGGTAATGAACTGGATGATGATTATCCTGATGGTTTTACAAAAGTAAAATCAGTTGAAAAAAAGGCAGGAACTTATAATATGCCGACATCAATGCTGATTTCTCATTTAGTAGATAGTAATGTATGTGTTGGTGTGTGTCATCAACTTTCAAATGAAAATAGAATAAAATGGACTGTAAACGAATAA
- a CDS encoding ABC-three component system middle component 2 has translation MDCKRIKILDGVLDVSLRVLFILSVYNKSMEKERIVVYDYVSCNNDWKNHQFTYVGLQKTINDSLHLLLAKQLIVCKINQNENMYLLSNIGNALVTELATEVYAVKLYKAIHQTDIILHDIAKEQLLSYINSQI, from the coding sequence ATGGACTGTAAACGAATAAAGATACTTGATGGCGTCTTGGATGTCTCTTTGAGGGTGTTATTTATATTGTCGGTATATAATAAATCGATGGAAAAAGAACGTATTGTTGTATACGACTATGTGTCATGTAATAATGATTGGAAGAATCATCAGTTTACGTATGTTGGACTTCAAAAAACAATCAATGATTCTTTGCATCTGCTGTTGGCTAAACAATTAATAGTTTGCAAAATAAATCAAAATGAAAATATGTATTTGCTGAGTAATATAGGAAATGCTTTGGTTACAGAGTTGGCAACAGAAGTATATGCAGTAAAACTATATAAAGCAATACACCAAACTGATATCATCTTGCATGATATTGCGAAAGAGCAATTGCTGTCATATATTAATAGCCAAATTTGA
- a CDS encoding helix-turn-helix domain-containing protein: protein MAEEKIDNALGEVKNIMENKREDWVCHSQAIAAAMSNRMELLGMTQKALAMKMNCSQQYISKVLKGRENMSLETLCKIEKALDVKILNNNIKIN from the coding sequence ATGGCTGAAGAAAAGATAGACAACGCTTTAGGAGAAGTAAAAAATATAATGGAAAACAAAAGAGAAGATTGGGTTTGCCATTCACAGGCTATAGCTGCAGCTATGTCGAATCGAATGGAGCTGCTCGGTATGACTCAAAAGGCGTTGGCTATGAAGATGAATTGTTCGCAGCAGTATATTTCCAAAGTGCTAAAAGGACGGGAGAATATGTCATTGGAAACTCTGTGCAAGATTGAAAAAGCATTGGATGTCAAAATACTGAATAACAATATAAAAATAAACTAA